Proteins from a genomic interval of Rosa chinensis cultivar Old Blush chromosome 2, RchiOBHm-V2, whole genome shotgun sequence:
- the LOC112188086 gene encoding WD repeat-containing protein LWD1 — translation MGASRSSDPNQDGSDEQQKRSEIYTYEAPWHIYAMNWSVRRDKKYRLAIASLLEQYPNRVEIVQLDDSNGEIRSDPNLCFEHPYPPTKTIFIPDKECQKPDLLATSSDFLRVWSISEDSSCVELKSVLNGNKNSEFCGPLTSFDWNEAEPKRIGTSSIDTTCTIWDIEREAVDTQLIAHDKEVYDIAWGGVGVFASVSADGSVRVFDLRDKEHSTIIYESSEPDTPLVRLGWNKQDPRYMATIIMDSAKVVVLDIRFPTLPVVELQRHQASVNAVAWAPHSSCHICTAGDDSQALIWDLSSMGQPVEGGLDPILAYTAGAEIEQLQWSSSQPDWVAIAFSTKLQILRV, via the coding sequence ATGGGGGCCAGTAGAAGTAGCGATCCAAATCAGGACGGGTCGGATGAGCAGCAGAAACGATCGGAGATCTACACGTACGAGGCGCCGTGGCACATCTACGCCATGAACTGGAGCGTCCGGCGGGACAAGAAGTACCGGCTGGCCATCGCCAGCCTGCTGGAGCAGTACCCGAACCGAGTGGAGATTGTCCAGCTGGACGACTCCAACGGAGAGATCCGGTCCGACCCGAATCTGTGCTTCGAGCACCCGTATCCGCCGACCAAGACCATATTCATCCCGGACAAGGAGTGCCAGAAGCCGGACCTGCTGGCCACATCGAGCGATTTCCTGCGCGTGTGGAGCATCTCGGAAGACTCCTCCTGCGTGGAGCTCAAGTCGGTCCTGAACGGCAACAAGAACTCCGAGTTCTGCGGGCCGCTCACCTCGTTCGATTGGAACGAGGCGGAGCCGAAGCGCATCGGCACCTCCTCCATCGACACCACCTGCACCATCTGGGACATCGAGCGTGAGGCCGTCGACACCCAGCTCATCGCCCACGACAAGGAGGTCTACGACATCGCCTGGGGCGGCGTCGGTGTCTTCGCCTCCGTCTCCGCCGACGGCTCCGTGAGAGTGTTCGACCTGCGTGACAAGGAGCATTCCACCATCATCTACGAGAGCTCCGAGCCCGACACCCCCTTGGTCCGCCTGGGATGGAACAAGCAGGACCCCAGGTACATGGCCACCATCATCATGGATAGCGCCAAGGTCGTCGTCCTCGACATCCGCTTCCCTACGCTTCCGGTCGTCGAGTTGCAGAGGCACCAGGCCAGCGTCAACGCCGTTGCTTGGGCCCCGCACAGCTCTTGCCACATCTGCACTGCCGGGGATGACTCACAGGCCCTCATCTGGGACCTCTCCTCCATGGGCCAGCCCGTCGAGGGTGGCCTCGATCCCATTCTGGCCTACACTGCCGGGGCAGAGATTGAGCAGCTGCAGTGGTCTTCTTCTCAGCCCGATTGGGTTGCAATTGCTTTCTCCACCAAGCTTCAGATACTCAGGGTATGA